One region of Culex pipiens pallens isolate TS chromosome 2, TS_CPP_V2, whole genome shotgun sequence genomic DNA includes:
- the LOC120417968 gene encoding LOW QUALITY PROTEIN: uncharacterized protein LOC120417968 (The sequence of the model RefSeq protein was modified relative to this genomic sequence to represent the inferred CDS: deleted 1 base in 1 codon), whose translation MDQKSESIPIAVKIEREGKLLKQAIIAVGTDSTFTSVIQRALEQPLAVEQIQSVFAGVKSFDQSDLFNIPAQNTLSNCVAALGGCSKVLCILVPEIPERPPVKNALANLMKNAAMVKLPEEKAENDGRSCIHNRVVQYLREQSIGFRPFQKNEMDAFMTTVGSTLWQLDGSWHKFHTASNVQALPESLHFVPEGRDSYRILHHGNHKKKCTPQIKSDELLVNYERLELLTTKRYLQAEDWKPVLRDIQQLKDSIGDYLRHVFRACDVKSAPSCDLEKVDVENRVLKVVLPVHQRDESVKLRYKDLEKRLLDVPTYTELNMIFVTPIERRMKHKYIIRLQLGFAVHLYRTYSPNATFVWRIDLSDSDVNSALVVARIEKNLFERVMADKLKKLEETFGGTANWTESKVLELVSAAQEDDSPPNGATQAGYKLLLDEGYGVSEAVELEKDAVACSTGKFSNFWDSVSKVLAADDLTVAEERRHGETSWISPLCVSLSDLMRKCEVEMERSFPNSPMNFIPSYEYFRLQFVPRNSHTEVSKRYYGRFDVKFGLQKRTLHKSHVDQHFGAKQFQFLKAMAGKFCDHSLAFFMDDKATIPVGFVGAPVSATRRQRSVLMAGLDGRGLNAMDHDNIPQHIVPSVSIKISHQRNSPIRGTVESRSLLSKMQFSNRHLLFAMLRRL comes from the exons ATG GACCAAAAAAGCGAATCGATTCCAATCGCTGTGAAGATAGAACGTGAAGGAAAGTTGCTGAAGCAAGCAATAATCGCTGTTGGTACCGATTCAACATTTACAAGTGTTATCCAGCGGGCTCTGGAACAACCGCTGGCCGTGGAACAGATTCAAAGCGTTTTTGCTGGGGTCAAATCATTTGATCAAAGCGACCTTTTCAACATTCCAGCACAGAACACCTTGTCGAACTGCGTCGCTGCTTTGGGCGGATGTTCAAAAGTGCTCTGCATCCTCGTACCGGAAATTCCGGAACGACCTCCGGTAAAGAATGCGCTTgcgaatttaatgaaaaatgcgGCGATGGTCAAGCTTCCAGAAGAAAAGGCCGAGAACGATGGGCGCTCCTGCATCCACAATCGAGTTGTGCAATACCTTCGGGAACAAAGCATTGGATTTAGACCGTTCCAGAAAAACGAGATGGATGCTTTCATGACTACCGTCGGTTCTACGTTATGGCAGCTGGACGGAAGCTGGCACAAATTTCACACGGCGTCAAACGTACAAGCTCTCCCAGAATCGCTACATTTTGTCCCAGAAGGCCGTGATTCATATCGCATTCTACATCACGGAAACCACAAGAAAAAGTGCACTCCCCAAATAAAATCGGACGAACTGTTGGTCAATTACGAACGCCTCGAACTCTTGACAACGAAACGCTATCTGCAGGCCGAAGACTGGAAACCGGTTTTACGTGATATTCAACAGCTGAAAGATTCTATTGGTGACTATCTTCGCCACGTTTTTAGAGCCTGTGATGTTAAGTCCGCTCCATCATGTGATTTGGAGAAAGTAGATGTTGAAAACCGCGTCCTAAAAGTGGTCCTCCCCGTCCATCAGCGAGATGAAAGTGTTAAGCTGCGTTACAAGGACCTGGAAAAACGTCTTTTGGATGTCCCTACTTACACCGagttgaatatgatttttgtcaCACCGATTGAACGCAGGATGAAGCACAAATATATTATTAGACTCCAGCTGGGATTTGCAGTTCATCTGTATCGTACGTATTCCCCAAATGCGACGTTTGTGTGGAGGATTGATCTGAGCGATAGTGACGTAAACTCTGCGTTGGTTGTGGCGAGAATTGAGAAGAACCTGTTTGAACGAGTTATGGCTGATAAGCTTAAAAAGCTGGAAGAAACCTTCGGAGGAACCGCCAACTGGACTGAGTCGAAAGTTCTAGAACTCGTCTCGGCAGCGCAAG aggaTGATTCTCCACCGAACGGTGCCACCCAAGCGGGCTATAAACTGCTGCTTGACGAAGGCTATGGAGTTTCGGAGGCCGTTGAGCTGGAGAAAGATGCAGTAGCATGCTCAACGGGAAAGTTCTCAAACTTCTGGGACTCCGTTTCGAAGGTTCTGGCGGCCGACGACTTAACTGTCGCTGAGGAACGGCGACATGGCGAGACAAGCTGGATTTCTCCTCTGTGTGTGTCGCTGAGCGATCTTATGCGGAAATGTGAGGTTGAAATGGAACGCAGTTTCCCTAATTCGCCGATGAACTTCATTCCGTCTTACGAGTACTTTAGGCTCCAGTTCGTGCCACGCAACAGTCATACAGAAGTATCTAAAAGGTACTACGGGCGATTTGACGTCAAATTCGGCTTACAAAAGCGAACATTGCACAAGTCACATGTTGACCAGCACTTCGGAGCCAAGCAATTCCAGTTTCTTAAAGCCATGGCTG GAAAATTTTGTGATCATTCACTTGCGTTTTTCATGGATGACAAAGCAACGATTCCAGTTGGTTTCGTCGGAGCGCCGGTCAGTGCCACTCGTCGACAAAGAAGTGTGCTGATGGCCGGCTTGGACGGCAGAGGATTGAATGCCATGGACCATGATAACATTCCGCAGCATATCGTGCCATCAGTGTCTATCAAGATT TCCCACCAAAGGAACTCACCGATTCGTGGTACTGTGGAAAGCCGATCATTACTCTCAAAGATGCAATTTTCCAACCGTCATCTGCTTTTCGCCATGCTGCGGAGGTTGTGA